The proteins below are encoded in one region of Equus caballus isolate H_3958 breed thoroughbred chromosome 16, TB-T2T, whole genome shotgun sequence:
- the LOC138918141 gene encoding uncharacterized protein, producing MSKAFLPNRLVINLLEVTWGFQNPRLFFLRPRTEAWGSPAVRAPGSGHTRQKHKCTAAAERFPRPPAGAPAPPRLPSPTQGVGNEGGRGPEVAPSLCPKLSPSTRLSSRGDPGSSKQQADALDYSLVRTRRRTPGCARALWILPRAGKQNPWRQQAAPWEVLLEDCAEEPRIGAQAGCAARERLDRAAGGSQRMGGGQEWIWRGVWRGWEHWRSEDRKLGSATGPQSPNLAVGWEGEVESRVDEGGGWSKRMQRLKLNRKWKEIFPGTRAGKDNQAGGQ from the coding sequence ATGTCAAAGGCATTTTTGCCAAACAGATTGGTGATTAACCTATTGGAGGTAACGTGGGGCTTCCAGAACCCACGTTTGTTTTTCCTCCGCCCCCGCACTGAAGCCTGGGGGAGTCCGGCGGTGCGCGCTCCAGGCTCAGGACACACAAGGCAGAAACACAAATGCACAGCAGCGGCAGAGCGGTTCCCACGCCCACCTGCAGGGGCACCAGCGCCCCCTCGCCTTCCCTCCCCAACCCAGGGCGTGGGGAACGAGGGTGGCAGGGGTCCAGAGGTagcccccagcctctgccccaaACTCAGCCCCTCCACACGCCTCTCCTCCAGGGGCGACCCAGGCTCTAGCAAGCAGCAAGCTGATGCGCTCGACTACAGCCTGGTGCGGACGCGCAGGAGGACCCCGGGCTGCGCCCGTGCTCTTTGGATCCTGCCCCGAGCCGGGAAGCAGAACCCCTGGAGGCAGCAAGCAGCGCCCTGGGAGGTGCTTCTGGAGGACTGTGCGGAAGAGCCCAGGATCGGTGCCCAGGCCGGCTGCGCAGCCAGGGAAAGGCTGGACCGCGCAGCTGGAGGAAGCCAGCGCATGGGAGGAGGCCAGGAATGGATTTGGAGAGGGGTATGGAGGGGCTGGGAGCACTGGAGAAGCGAGGATCGGAAGCTTGGGAGCGCAACTGGTCCCCAGAGCCCGAACTTGGCGGTCGGAtgggagggggaggtggagagTCGGGTGGATGAAGGTGGAGGGTGGAGTAAACGGATGCAAAGGCTGAAGCtaaacagaaaatggaaggaaatcttTCCGGGAACCAGGGCGGGTAAGGACAATCAAGCTGGGGGACAGTAA